One Spiribacter halobius DNA segment encodes these proteins:
- the hslO gene encoding Hsp33 family molecular chaperone HslO, which produces MPDRLHRFLFEHADVRGEVVQLDDAFAEVVRRTDHPPAVQRLIGEGLAAAALLAATLKFRGSLSLQLQSAGPLSLLLVQAGSDGSLRAMARTNGEVPADAPLDRQAAGGSLAITIDPEDAGERYQGIVDPGGGRLADALERYFRESEQLATRVWLAAGEGHAAGMLLQRLPGGEGGDADAWNRAGHLADTVTEAELRELAPGELIRRLFHEEDIRLFDPTPLRFRCRCDRRRVASMLHGLGAEEMRDILAEQGQVEVHCDFCNEPYRFDAVDIEELFADPATRAPDSPARH; this is translated from the coding sequence ATGCCCGACCGTCTACACCGTTTCCTGTTCGAGCACGCCGACGTCCGTGGCGAGGTGGTGCAGCTGGATGACGCCTTTGCCGAGGTGGTGCGGCGCACGGATCATCCGCCCGCCGTGCAGCGGCTGATTGGCGAGGGGCTCGCGGCGGCGGCGCTGCTGGCGGCGACGCTCAAGTTCCGCGGCTCGCTGAGCCTGCAGCTGCAGTCCGCCGGGCCGCTGTCGCTGCTGCTGGTGCAGGCGGGCAGCGACGGCTCGCTGCGGGCGATGGCGCGAACCAACGGCGAGGTGCCCGCGGACGCGCCCCTGGACCGCCAGGCGGCGGGTGGGTCGCTCGCCATCACCATCGATCCGGAGGATGCCGGCGAGCGGTATCAGGGCATCGTCGATCCGGGCGGGGGGCGGCTCGCGGATGCGCTGGAGCGCTATTTCCGGGAATCCGAACAGCTGGCAACCCGCGTCTGGCTCGCCGCCGGGGAGGGCCACGCGGCGGGCATGCTGCTGCAGCGCCTGCCGGGCGGCGAGGGGGGCGATGCCGACGCCTGGAACCGCGCCGGGCACCTCGCGGATACCGTCACCGAGGCGGAGCTGCGGGAGCTTGCACCGGGCGAGCTGATCCGGCGACTGTTCCACGAGGAGGATATCCGCCTCTTCGACCCCACACCGCTGCGCTTCCGCTGTCGCTGCGACCGCCGGCGGGTGGCCTCCATGCTCCACGGCCTCGGCGCCGAGGAGATGCGCGACATCCTGGCCGAGCAGGGCCAGGTGGAGGTCCACTGCGACTTCTGCAACGAGCCCTACCGCTTCGACGCCGTCGACATCGAGGAGCTTTTCGCCGACCCCGCCACCCGCGCCCCCGACAGCCCGGCCCGGCACTGA
- a CDS encoding HesA/MoeB/ThiF family protein, whose protein sequence is MEDEDLLRYSRQIMLPGLDLEGQERLLRSRALIVGLGGLGSPAALYLAAAGLGTLVLADFDRVELTNLQRQIIHTTGDVGRAKTDSARERIAALNPGTQVETVAERLSEDNLRALVRGVDVVLDGSDNFATRFAVNAACVAERRPLVSAAVIGMDGQLAVFRPDRDDSPCYRCVYADTGEEAQSCSETGVLGPLTGVLGSLQAVETVKVLTGLGEPLNGRLLVVDALTQTWRRLNLRRDPACPVCSAARTRVS, encoded by the coding sequence ATGGAAGACGAGGATCTGCTGCGTTACAGCCGCCAGATCATGCTGCCCGGGCTCGATCTCGAGGGGCAGGAACGGCTGCTGCGGAGTCGGGCGCTGATCGTCGGGCTCGGCGGCCTCGGCTCGCCGGCCGCCCTTTATCTTGCCGCCGCCGGGCTCGGCACGCTCGTGCTCGCCGACTTCGACCGGGTGGAGCTGACCAACCTGCAGCGCCAGATCATCCACACCACGGGCGACGTCGGCCGTGCCAAGACCGACTCTGCGCGGGAGCGGATCGCCGCCCTGAACCCGGGCACGCAGGTGGAGACCGTCGCCGAGCGGCTGAGCGAGGACAACCTGCGGGCGCTGGTGCGGGGGGTGGACGTGGTGCTGGACGGCTCGGACAACTTCGCCACCCGCTTTGCCGTCAACGCCGCCTGCGTGGCCGAGCGGCGGCCGCTGGTGTCGGCGGCGGTCATCGGCATGGACGGCCAGCTCGCCGTGTTCCGCCCGGACCGCGACGACAGCCCCTGCTACCGCTGCGTGTACGCGGACACCGGCGAGGAGGCCCAGAGCTGCAGCGAGACCGGCGTGCTCGGCCCGCTCACGGGCGTGCTGGGAAGCCTGCAGGCAGTGGAGACGGTCAAGGTCCTCACCGGCCTCGGCGAGCCCCTCAACGGCCGCCTGCTGGTGGTGGACGCCCTCACCCAGACCTGGCGCCGCCTCAACCTCCGCCGCGACCCGGCCTGCCCGGTCTGCTCGGCTGCCCGCACGCGGGTTTCATGA
- the prmC gene encoding peptide chain release factor N(5)-glutamine methyltransferase: protein MRARTRSFGDALGEGRRALAGSSPSADRDAELLLLAVSGASRVALRAYPERLLDADALARFRTLVARRAEGWPVAYLLGRQGFRDLDLTVSPEVLIPRPETELLLELALAEPFRRALDLGTGSGALALGLARGHSRARITAVERSTGALAVARGNGERLGLAHIDWRAGDWYAPVAGERFDLIVANPPYIADSEPEPHQGDARFEPRAALIAGPTGLEALQQVIAGAPAHLLAAGRLLVEHGYRQGAPVRALFAAAEFLEITTHRDLAGHERVTAGQLAGPRDFDHDRAPQGA from the coding sequence ATGCGGGCCAGGACGCGCTCATTCGGCGACGCCCTCGGCGAGGGCCGGCGCGCGCTGGCGGGGTCCAGTCCGAGCGCGGACCGGGATGCCGAGCTGCTCCTGCTGGCGGTAAGCGGGGCCAGCCGGGTCGCGCTGCGGGCCTATCCGGAGCGTCTCCTGGATGCCGACGCCCTCGCCCGCTTCCGGACGCTGGTCGCCCGTCGCGCGGAAGGCTGGCCAGTGGCCTATCTGCTCGGCCGGCAGGGGTTCCGGGACCTCGACCTGACGGTCTCCCCGGAGGTCCTGATCCCGCGCCCGGAGACCGAGCTGCTGCTGGAGCTGGCCCTGGCCGAGCCGTTCCGCCGGGCGCTGGATCTCGGCACCGGTAGCGGGGCGCTGGCCCTCGGGCTGGCCCGCGGGCATTCCCGGGCGCGCATCACGGCGGTGGAGCGCAGCACCGGGGCACTCGCGGTCGCACGGGGCAACGGCGAGCGTCTCGGCCTCGCACACATCGACTGGCGCGCCGGCGACTGGTATGCACCCGTGGCCGGCGAGCGGTTCGATCTGATCGTCGCCAACCCGCCCTACATTGCCGACTCCGAGCCGGAGCCACACCAGGGCGACGCCCGCTTCGAGCCACGGGCCGCCCTGATCGCCGGCCCCACCGGCCTGGAGGCCCTGCAGCAGGTCATCGCCGGCGCTCCGGCGCACCTGCTCGCCGCCGGCCGCCTGCTGGTGGAACACGGCTACCGCCAGGGCGCACCGGTCCGCGCCCTGTTCGCCGCCGCCGAGTTCCTGGAGATCACCACCCACCGCGACCTCGCCGGCCACGAACGCGTCACGGCCGGGCAACTCGCGGGGCCGAGGGACTTCGATCACGACCGTGCGCCGCAGGGGGCATGA
- a CDS encoding Trm112 family protein, producing the protein MAIDRKLLDVLCCPVTKHPVRPMTRDELQRLNEAIAGGGVRYLDDTPVEQPLDEGLITENEERVYRVDDGIPVMLEDRAIALRAAGLK; encoded by the coding sequence ATGGCGATCGATCGCAAGCTGCTGGACGTGCTCTGCTGCCCGGTGACCAAGCACCCGGTGCGCCCCATGACCCGGGACGAGCTGCAACGCCTGAACGAGGCCATCGCCGGCGGCGGCGTACGCTATCTGGACGACACGCCGGTTGAGCAGCCGCTGGACGAGGGGCTGATCACCGAGAACGAGGAGCGCGTCTACCGCGTTGACGACGGCATTCCGGTGATGCTGGAGGACCGCGCCATCGCGCTGCGCGCCGCCGGCCTGAAGTGA
- a CDS encoding 3-deoxy-7-phosphoheptulonate synthase, with amino-acid sequence MSDAPIDNLNVLAQELLPTPAEVKGRLPLSARARETVEQGRNVVQDILDGRDPRLLVVIGPCSIHDVEAAKDYARRLKALHDELADSLYVVMRVYFEKPRTTVGWKGLINDPYMDDSFHIEEGLYRARELLLHIAELGLPAGTEALDPITPQYLGDLISWTAIGARTTESQTHREMASGLSTAVGFKNGTDGSLDVAINALRSASSPHSFLGITQEGRSAVIRTRGNRYGHVVLRGGKQPNYDSVSIALCEKELADADLPVKLMVDCSHANSNKDPALQPLVLDNLVNQIIEGNRSIVGVMIESNIGWGNQKLGDDPAALEYGVSITDACIDWPTTERILRDANERLAEPLPARAG; translated from the coding sequence ATGAGCGACGCCCCTATCGACAACCTCAACGTCCTTGCCCAGGAGCTCCTGCCGACGCCGGCCGAGGTCAAGGGCCGCCTGCCGCTGTCCGCGCGCGCCCGGGAGACGGTGGAGCAGGGCCGCAACGTGGTGCAGGACATCCTCGATGGCCGCGACCCTCGGCTGCTGGTGGTCATCGGCCCGTGCTCGATTCACGACGTCGAGGCCGCCAAGGACTATGCGCGGCGCCTCAAGGCGCTGCACGACGAGCTCGCCGACAGCCTGTACGTCGTCATGCGGGTCTACTTCGAGAAGCCGCGCACCACGGTGGGCTGGAAGGGGCTCATCAATGACCCCTACATGGATGACTCCTTCCACATCGAGGAGGGGCTCTACCGCGCTCGTGAGCTGCTGCTGCACATCGCCGAGCTCGGCCTGCCCGCCGGCACCGAGGCGCTGGATCCGATCACTCCCCAGTATCTGGGGGACCTGATCAGCTGGACCGCCATCGGCGCCCGCACCACCGAGAGCCAGACCCACCGCGAGATGGCGAGCGGCCTGTCCACGGCGGTGGGCTTCAAGAACGGGACCGACGGCAGCCTGGACGTGGCGATCAATGCCCTGCGCTCGGCGTCGAGCCCGCACAGCTTCCTGGGCATCACCCAGGAGGGGCGTTCGGCGGTGATCCGCACCCGCGGCAACCGTTACGGCCACGTGGTCCTGCGCGGCGGCAAGCAGCCGAACTACGACTCCGTGAGCATCGCCCTGTGCGAGAAGGAGCTGGCCGATGCCGACCTGCCCGTCAAGCTCATGGTCGACTGCAGCCACGCCAACTCGAACAAGGACCCGGCCCTGCAGCCCCTGGTGCTGGACAATCTCGTCAACCAGATCATCGAGGGCAACCGCTCCATCGTCGGCGTGATGATCGAGAGCAACATCGGCTGGGGCAACCAGAAGCTCGGCGACGACCCGGCCGCGCTCGAGTACGGCGTCTCCATCACCGATGCCTGCATCGACTGGCCGACCACCGAGCGCATTCTGCGCGACGCCAACGAGCGTCTTGCAGAGCCGCTGCCGGCAAGGGCCGGCTAG
- the dksA gene encoding RNA polymerase-binding protein DksA gives MADKTSLPIRGIAPYEPAEGEEYMNEEQLEHFRQILLAWKRQLQEEVERTVSHMRDDANNYADPADRATQEEEFALELRTRDRERKLIRKIDETLERIRKDDYGFCDQCGVEIGLRRLEARPTATLCVDCKTLEEIKEKQRVA, from the coding sequence ATGGCCGACAAGACCTCTCTGCCGATCAGGGGCATTGCGCCTTACGAGCCCGCTGAGGGCGAGGAGTACATGAACGAGGAGCAGCTGGAGCATTTCCGCCAGATCCTGCTCGCGTGGAAGCGCCAGCTCCAGGAGGAGGTCGAGCGCACGGTGAGCCACATGCGCGATGACGCCAACAACTACGCCGATCCGGCGGACCGGGCGACTCAGGAGGAGGAATTCGCGCTGGAGCTGCGCACACGGGACCGCGAGCGCAAGCTCATCCGCAAGATCGACGAGACGCTGGAGCGCATCCGAAAGGACGACTACGGCTTCTGCGACCAGTGCGGCGTCGAGATCGGCCTGCGCCGGCTGGAGGCGCGGCCCACGGCAACGCTCTGCGTGGACTGCAAGACGCTGGAGGAGATCAAGGAGAAGCAGCGCGTGGCGTAA
- the prfA gene encoding peptide chain release factor 1 gives MNPSLRNKLEQLRERHEEIEALLADPDVIGEQKRFTRLSQEYSRLQPLVQALAEYRAAESDLAAAEEMARDADADMRELAEDEAGDARARLEQLERRLKVLMLPRDPNDERNTYLEIRAGTGGDEAALFAGDLLRMYLRYAEQRGWRTEMISESHGEQGGYREVIVRISGDGVYSRLKFESGAHRVQRVPATESQGRIHTSACTVAVLPEAEELDEITVNPAELKVDTFRASGAGGQHVNKTDSAVRVTHLPTGIVVECQDERSQHKNRAKALAFLQARLMDREREAAVQERSEARRLLVGSGDRSERIRTYNFPQGRVTDHRINLTLYKLEEILAGNLDPVIDPLVSEHQADQLAALADEA, from the coding sequence ATGAATCCAAGCCTTCGCAACAAGCTCGAGCAGCTGCGCGAGCGCCACGAAGAGATCGAGGCGCTGCTGGCGGACCCGGACGTAATCGGCGAGCAGAAGCGCTTCACCCGCCTGTCCCAGGAATACTCGCGGCTGCAGCCGCTGGTGCAGGCCCTGGCCGAGTACCGCGCGGCGGAATCGGACCTTGCCGCCGCCGAGGAGATGGCCCGGGATGCCGATGCCGACATGCGCGAGCTCGCCGAGGACGAGGCGGGGGATGCACGCGCGCGCCTCGAGCAGCTCGAGCGCCGGCTGAAGGTGCTCATGCTTCCGCGCGACCCGAACGACGAGCGCAACACCTATCTCGAGATCCGCGCCGGCACGGGCGGCGACGAGGCGGCGCTGTTCGCGGGGGATCTGCTGCGCATGTATCTGCGCTACGCCGAGCAGCGCGGCTGGCGTACGGAGATGATCAGCGAGAGCCACGGCGAGCAGGGCGGGTACCGCGAGGTGATCGTGCGCATCAGCGGCGACGGCGTGTACTCGCGGCTGAAGTTCGAGTCCGGCGCCCACCGGGTGCAGCGCGTGCCGGCCACCGAGTCCCAGGGCCGCATCCATACCTCGGCCTGCACGGTGGCGGTGCTGCCGGAGGCCGAGGAGCTGGACGAGATCACCGTGAACCCCGCCGAGCTCAAGGTGGACACCTTCCGCGCCTCGGGCGCCGGCGGCCAGCACGTGAACAAGACGGACTCGGCGGTCCGCGTCACTCACCTGCCCACGGGCATCGTGGTGGAGTGCCAGGACGAGCGCTCGCAGCACAAGAACCGCGCCAAGGCGCTGGCGTTCCTGCAGGCGCGGCTGATGGACCGGGAGCGCGAGGCCGCGGTGCAGGAGCGCAGCGAGGCCCGGCGCCTGCTGGTGGGCAGCGGCGACCGCTCGGAGCGCATCCGCACCTACAACTTCCCCCAGGGCCGGGTCACCGACCACCGCATCAACCTCACGCTCTACAAGCTGGAGGAGATCCTGGCAGGGAACCTGGACCCGGTCATCGACCCGCTGGTGAGCGAGCACCAGGCGGACCAGCTGGCGGCGCTCGCCGACGAGGCCTGA
- the hemA gene encoding glutamyl-tRNA reductase, with the protein MPVVTLGLNHKTAPLEVREQVVFPAERLDEALAALSRRPGVREAAVLSTCNRTEIYAVLAPEATPSVLQRWLEHEHRLAAEWLSPYLYVHRGRAAVSHLLSVAAGLDSLVLGEPQIFGQAKLAYHSANRHGLLGRTLERLFQHAFSVAKQVRTDTEIGAHPVSVAFAAVTLARQIFGDMDRRTALLIGAGETVELTARHLREQGLTRLLVANRSLERARRIAEGYGGEALELADIPRRLTECDIVVASTASALPILGKGSVERALRQRKHRPMFMVDVAVPRDIEPEVGDLADVYLYTIDDLRSVIDDSLRSREAAARQAESIVTAQTERFMDWLRTLDAVGAIRRYRQQAEREREQVLQWARRQLAAGHDPEQVMQELSRRLTRKLLHAPTLGLREAARSGDPLTIRISHRTLGVEDDADEDGNGQDA; encoded by the coding sequence ATGCCAGTCGTCACCCTCGGTCTCAATCACAAGACTGCCCCGCTCGAGGTTCGCGAGCAGGTGGTATTCCCCGCCGAGCGGCTCGACGAAGCCCTGGCTGCACTCTCCCGACGCCCCGGCGTGCGGGAAGCTGCGGTGCTGTCCACCTGCAACCGCACCGAGATCTACGCCGTGCTCGCCCCGGAGGCGACGCCGTCCGTGCTGCAGCGCTGGCTGGAGCACGAGCACCGCCTGGCAGCGGAGTGGCTCTCGCCCTATCTGTACGTGCACCGCGGCCGGGCGGCCGTCTCCCATCTGCTCTCGGTGGCGGCAGGGCTGGACTCGCTGGTGCTCGGGGAGCCGCAGATCTTCGGCCAGGCGAAGCTCGCCTACCACTCCGCGAATCGCCACGGCCTGCTCGGGCGCACCCTGGAGCGGCTGTTCCAGCACGCGTTCTCGGTGGCCAAGCAGGTGCGCACCGATACCGAGATCGGCGCCCATCCGGTGTCCGTGGCCTTCGCCGCGGTGACGCTGGCGCGCCAGATCTTCGGCGACATGGACCGGCGCACGGCGCTGCTCATCGGCGCCGGCGAGACCGTGGAGCTCACGGCCAGGCACCTGCGCGAGCAGGGTCTGACCCGGCTGCTGGTGGCCAACCGCAGCCTGGAGCGGGCGCGGCGCATCGCCGAGGGCTATGGTGGCGAGGCGCTCGAGCTCGCGGACATTCCCCGCCGGCTCACCGAGTGCGATATCGTCGTCGCCTCCACTGCCAGCGCGCTGCCCATTCTCGGCAAGGGCAGCGTCGAGCGCGCCCTGCGCCAGCGCAAGCACCGCCCGATGTTCATGGTGGACGTGGCGGTGCCCCGGGACATCGAGCCGGAGGTGGGCGATCTCGCCGATGTCTACCTCTACACCATCGACGATCTGCGCAGCGTCATCGACGACAGCCTGCGCTCGCGCGAGGCGGCGGCCCGTCAGGCGGAGTCCATCGTGACCGCCCAGACCGAGCGCTTCATGGACTGGCTGCGTACCCTGGACGCCGTGGGCGCCATCCGGCGCTACCGCCAGCAGGCCGAGCGCGAGCGCGAGCAGGTGCTGCAGTGGGCCCGGCGCCAGCTCGCCGCCGGGCATGATCCGGAGCAGGTCATGCAGGAGCTCTCGCGCCGGCTCACCCGCAAGCTGCTGCATGCGCCCACCCTGGGCCTGCGCGAGGCGGCCCGCAGCGGCGACCCGCTGACCATTCGCATCAGCCACCGTACCCTCGGCGTGGAGGACGACGCCGACGAGGACGGCAACGGACAGGACGCATGA
- a CDS encoding tetratricopeptide repeat protein, with the protein MHRPLLALLFLALLAACAAGPADQAAPDTGPVPAPDSLGPPPEESVLYNVLVGELAGARGDVALAAESYRRAAERSGDPAVAERAARIALYAEAPEQALAATQRWLELEPESADARRLLGLLHLREGDADAAFAALTETLPEAAEEREQAIAQIGGLLADDARSRTALAVAERLAETYPDSPGAQLALARVALALERPARALQAVRGALEQRPDWTAARLLEVDVLMALEREDAAVSAVRALLDEAPDSEQLRLRYARLLVGLGRNVDALDQFERLVAARPDDPQVLYSAALLALESGRLDFARQTLQRLREQRGQEDVASYYLGRLAEIEGDLSTALARYERTGGEYRGEAQLRIAVVMAGQGRIAAARRHLAELRDGNGSLAPRAWAIEGEVLREAGRLAESVEVLSRGLEAYPDDADLLYGRAMSNIMRERLPTAEEDLRRIIEQDPENAHALNALGYTLVDRTERIAEGSELIERAYALQPGDPAIIDSMGWAAYRRGDLEEAREYLERAYDMAPDPEIAAHLGEVLWQLGRREQAREIWQSALAEHPDHPVLRETMERLLP; encoded by the coding sequence ATGCACCGCCCGTTGCTCGCTCTACTGTTCCTGGCCCTGCTCGCCGCATGTGCCGCCGGACCAGCCGACCAGGCCGCCCCCGACACCGGGCCGGTGCCGGCGCCGGACTCTCTCGGCCCGCCGCCGGAGGAGTCGGTACTCTACAACGTCCTGGTAGGCGAGCTGGCCGGCGCCCGGGGCGACGTCGCCCTGGCGGCGGAATCCTACCGGCGCGCCGCCGAGCGCAGCGGCGATCCGGCGGTGGCCGAGCGGGCCGCCCGCATCGCGCTCTATGCCGAGGCGCCGGAGCAGGCCCTGGCGGCGACGCAGCGCTGGCTCGAGCTGGAACCGGAGTCCGCGGACGCACGCCGCCTGCTCGGGCTGCTGCACCTGCGTGAGGGTGACGCGGATGCCGCCTTTGCAGCGCTGACCGAGACGCTGCCCGAGGCAGCGGAGGAGCGCGAGCAGGCCATCGCGCAGATCGGCGGCCTGCTGGCCGACGACGCGCGCAGCCGCACGGCGCTGGCTGTGGCCGAGCGGCTGGCCGAGACCTATCCGGATTCGCCGGGCGCGCAGCTTGCGCTGGCAAGGGTGGCGCTCGCCCTGGAGCGTCCGGCGCGGGCCCTGCAGGCGGTGCGTGGCGCCCTCGAGCAGCGGCCCGACTGGACGGCGGCACGGCTGCTCGAGGTGGACGTGCTCATGGCGCTGGAGCGCGAGGACGCTGCCGTCAGCGCCGTGCGCGCGCTGCTGGACGAGGCGCCGGATAGCGAGCAGCTGCGTCTGCGTTACGCCCGGCTGCTGGTCGGCCTGGGGCGCAACGTCGACGCCCTCGATCAGTTCGAGCGGCTGGTGGCGGCGCGGCCGGACGACCCGCAGGTGCTCTACTCGGCGGCCCTGCTCGCGCTGGAGAGCGGGCGGCTCGACTTCGCCCGGCAGACCCTGCAGCGGCTGCGCGAGCAGCGCGGACAGGAGGACGTGGCCAGCTACTACCTCGGCCGCCTGGCGGAGATCGAGGGCGATCTGTCGACGGCACTGGCGCGCTACGAGCGCACGGGGGGCGAGTACCGTGGCGAGGCGCAGCTGCGCATCGCCGTGGTGATGGCAGGGCAGGGGCGGATTGCCGCGGCGCGGCGCCATCTGGCCGAGCTGCGCGACGGCAACGGCAGCCTGGCCCCACGGGCGTGGGCCATCGAGGGCGAGGTGCTGCGCGAGGCCGGCCGCCTTGCGGAGAGCGTGGAGGTCCTGAGCCGCGGGCTCGAGGCCTATCCCGATGATGCCGATCTGCTCTACGGCCGGGCGATGAGCAACATCATGCGCGAGCGGCTCCCGACAGCGGAGGAGGACCTCCGGCGGATCATCGAGCAGGATCCGGAGAACGCCCACGCCCTGAACGCCCTCGGCTACACGCTTGTGGACCGCACCGAGCGCATCGCCGAGGGCAGTGAGCTCATAGAGCGCGCCTATGCCCTGCAGCCGGGCGACCCGGCGATCATCGACAGCATGGGCTGGGCCGCCTACCGGCGCGGGGATCTGGAGGAGGCCCGGGAATACCTCGAGCGCGCCTACGACATGGCCCCGGACCCGGAGATCGCGGCGCATCTCGGGGAGGTCCTCTGGCAGCTCGGCCGCCGCGAGCAGGCCCGCGAGATCTGGCAGTCCGCGCTCGCCGAGCACCCCGATCACCCGGTCCTGCGGGAGACCATGGAGCGGTTGCTGCCATGA
- the lolB gene encoding lipoprotein insertase outer membrane protein LolB — translation MSGHRRLRALWRAVLPLAATLLLGGCAVVAPQPDRDGERLAVEDWAPPLAPDAWQLQGRTALRVGGDGATASLFWREAPDRYRIDLRGAFGAGAVRVEGEADQVTLRTGDGSVHRAGSARELVRAVTGYDLPVEYLRWWVRARPVPWLGGQVRVGAEGLPQRLEQEGWVVRYEGFTEVGEYRLPQRLEVSREDVLVRLVVRQWELAE, via the coding sequence ATGAGCGGCCACCGGCGGCTCCGGGCGCTGTGGCGTGCCGTGCTGCCGCTGGCGGCGACGCTGCTGCTCGGCGGCTGCGCCGTGGTGGCACCGCAACCGGATCGGGATGGCGAGCGGCTCGCCGTGGAGGACTGGGCGCCGCCCCTGGCGCCGGACGCCTGGCAGCTGCAGGGGCGCACGGCGCTGCGGGTTGGCGGCGACGGCGCCACCGCGAGCCTGTTCTGGCGCGAGGCCCCGGACCGCTACCGCATCGATCTGCGGGGCGCCTTCGGCGCGGGCGCGGTGCGTGTGGAAGGCGAGGCGGACCAGGTGACGCTGCGTACCGGGGACGGCAGCGTCCACCGCGCCGGCAGTGCCCGCGAGCTGGTGCGGGCGGTAACCGGCTACGACCTTCCGGTGGAATACCTGCGCTGGTGGGTGCGTGCCCGGCCCGTGCCCTGGCTCGGGGGCCAGGTGCGCGTGGGCGCCGAGGGCCTGCCCCAGCGCCTGGAGCAGGAAGGCTGGGTGGTCCGCTACGAGGGCTTCACGGAGGTGGGCGAGTATCGGCTGCCGCAGCGCCTGGAGGTCAGCCGTGAGGACGTGCTGGTGCGGCTGGTGGTGCGGCAGTGGGAGCTGGCCGAGTGA
- the ispE gene encoding 4-(cytidine 5'-diphospho)-2-C-methyl-D-erythritol kinase — MSAGGWWPAPAKINRFLHVTGRRPDGYHELQTLFQFVEPVDWLAFEPTRDGRISRRGGLTEVAESQDLVVRAARLLQAEAGVDRGVRIHLRKRIPAGAGLGGGSSDAATTLVALDRLWGLQLGSARLAALGLRLGADVPVFVHGRAAWAEGVGERLTPLTVDEPWLLLADPGVPVATGAVFADRKLTRSRGHITIRALDAGEAGNDCEPVVRRLYPEVARMLDALARVGEPRLTGTGGCAFVTFGDAAAARAAQARLGAGLRTWVSRAVNRSPLRDGPQGAESAGACTDHWGVAKR, encoded by the coding sequence GTGAGTGCTGGCGGCTGGTGGCCCGCGCCCGCGAAGATCAACCGCTTCCTGCACGTTACCGGCCGTCGCCCGGACGGCTACCATGAGCTCCAGACCCTGTTCCAGTTCGTCGAGCCGGTGGACTGGCTCGCCTTCGAGCCCACCAGGGATGGCCGCATCTCCCGCCGTGGCGGGCTGACCGAGGTGGCCGAGTCGCAGGATCTGGTGGTACGGGCGGCGCGGCTGCTGCAGGCGGAGGCCGGGGTGGACCGGGGCGTGCGCATCCACCTGCGCAAGCGCATCCCCGCGGGCGCAGGGCTCGGCGGCGGCAGCTCGGACGCCGCCACCACGCTGGTGGCGCTCGACCGGCTCTGGGGCCTGCAGCTCGGGTCGGCGCGGCTCGCCGCGCTGGGTCTGCGTCTCGGCGCCGACGTGCCGGTGTTCGTCCACGGCCGCGCCGCCTGGGCGGAGGGCGTGGGCGAGCGCCTGACGCCGCTGACCGTGGACGAACCCTGGCTGCTGCTGGCCGACCCCGGTGTTCCCGTGGCCACCGGCGCGGTATTCGCTGACCGCAAATTGACACGTTCTCGAGGCCATATAACAATACGCGCCCTTGACGCGGGGGAGGCCGGCAACGACTGCGAGCCGGTGGTGCGTCGCCTCTATCCGGAGGTGGCGCGAATGCTGGATGCGCTCGCGCGCGTCGGCGAGCCGCGCCTGACGGGCACCGGAGGCTGCGCGTTTGTCACCTTTGGCGACGCGGCCGCGGCCCGCGCAGCGCAGGCGCGCCTGGGGGCAGGTCTGCGGACCTGGGTGAGTCGCGCCGTGAACCGCTCGCCGTTGCGGGACGGCCCGCAAGGCGCCGAGTCGGCGGGTGCGTGTACCGACCACTGGGGCGTAGCCAAGCGGTAA